AGCGAGCGACGGCCGCGCCGTCGCGACCATGAAGATCACGCGCGAGATGGTCAACGGCCACGACATCGCGCACGGCGGGTACGTCTTCCTGCTGGCCGACACGGCGTTCGCCTGCGCCTGCAACACCCACGGCCCGGTGACGGTCGCCGCGGGCGCCGAAATCTCGTTCGTCGCGGCCGGCCGGCTCGGCGACCACCTCGTCGCCACCGCCACCGAGCGCACCCGCTACGGCCGCAACGGCATCTACGACGTCACCGTGCACCGGGAGACCCCCGGCGGGCCCGAGGTCGTCGCCGAATTCCGCGGCCGCAGCCGCGTCCTCTCCGCGAAACAGGACCGACCATGATCGAGGCGAACATCGGCGCGGACGAGCTGGCCGCCCTGCAGCTGGAGCGTCTGCAGTGGACGCTCGGGCACGCCTACGCGAACGTGCCCGCGTACCGGCGGAAGTTCGACGAGGCCGGCGTCCACCCGGACGACTGCAAGGAGCTCGCCGACCTGGCGAAGTTCCCGTTCACGACGAAGCAGGACCTGCGCGAGAACTACCCCTTCGGGATGTTCGCCGTCCCGCAGGACCAGGTGCGGCGCATCCACGCCTCGAGCGGCACCACCGGCAAGGCCACCGTCGTCGGGTACACCGAACAGGACATCGACACCTGGGCGACGGTGATGGCCCGGTCGATCCACGCCGCGGGCGGCCGTCCGGGCCACAAGGTGCACGTCGCCTACGGCTACGGCCTGTTCACCGGCGGGCTGGGCGCCCACTACGGCGCGGAGAAGCTGGGCTGCACGGTGATCCCGGCGTCGGGCGGGATGACGGCGCGCCAGGTGCAGCTGATCACCGACTTCCGGCCCGAGGTCATCATGGTCACGCCGTCGTACATGCTGACGCTGCTCGACGAGTTCGAGCGCCAGGGCGTCGACCCGCGGGCCAGCTCGCTCAAGGTCGGCATCTTCGGCGCCGAGCCGTGGACCGAGCAGATGCGCACCGAGATCGAGGAGCGGTTCGCCCTCGACGCCGTCGACATCTACGGGCTGTCCGAGGTGATGGGCCCGGGTGTCGCGCAGGAGTGCGTCGAGACGAAGGACGGCCTGCACATCTGGGAGGACCACTTCTACCCCGAGGTGATCGACCCCTACGAAGAGAACGTGCTGGGCGGCGGCGAAACCGGTGAGCTGGTGTTCACGTCGCTGACCAAGCAGGCGCTGCCGATCATCCGCTACCGCACCCGCGACCTCACGGCGCTCTCGCCGGGGACCGCGCGCCCGGCGTTCCGGCGGATGGCCAAGGTCACCGGCCGCACCGACGACCTGATCATCCTGCGCGGGGTCAACGTCTTCCCGACCCAGATCGAAGAGATCGTGCTGCGCACCGCCGGGCTGAGCCCGCACTTCCAGCTCGTCCGGACCACGCGCGGGCGGCTCGACCACCTGACCGTGCGGGTCGAAGCGCGCCTGGACGCGGCTCCGTCCGACCGATCACAGGCGGCGGAGACGCTGGTGGCGGGGGTCAAGGACGGCGTCGGGGTGACGGTGTCGGTGGATGTCGTCGACCCGGACACGCTCGAGCGGTCCATGGGCAAGATGCGGCGGATCATCGACCAGCGGGAGAAACCGTGACCACCCCGCGCCGCGGGCGGCCGGGCTACGACCTCGAATCGCTGCTGCAGGTGGCGGTGCGCCTGTTCAACGAGCGCGGCTACGACGGCACGAGCATGGAGGACCTCTCCCGCAAGCTCGGCATCACGAAGTCGGCGATCTACCACCACGTGCCCAGCAAGGAGGAGCTGCTGCGGTTGTCGGTCGACCGGGCGCTGGACGGGCTGTTCGCCGTCGCGGCGGAGACGGCCGAGCTGGACGGGCGCGCGATCGACCGGCTGGAGCACCTGGTGCGGGGCAGCGTGCTGGTGCTCGCCGACCGGCTGCCGTTCGTGACGCTGCTGCTGCGCGTGCGCGGCAACACGAAGGTGGAGCGGGCGGCGCTGGCCCGGCGGCGCGAGTTCGACCTGCTGGTGACGGACCTGGTGAAGCAGGCGGAAGCCGAAGGCGACATCCGCCCGGACGTCGACCCGGCGGTGACCGCGCGGCTGGTCTTCGGCATGGTGAATTCGCTGATCGAGTGGTACAAGCCGCGGCGCGGGTCCTCGGCGACCGAAGTGGCGGACGCCGTGTGCAAGGTGGCGTTCGAAGGCCTGCGCACCCCGTCGTGAGTGGTTAGGGCGGTTCTAACCGCCCTAACCACTCACGACGGGGTCAGTCCTGTGCGTTCTGGGGTGGGCGCCCCGCCTGCCAGAGAAGGGCTTCGCGCAGTTGCTCGATCAACCGCTCGTCGTCCGCTTCGGACGGGTCGACGCCCAGCGGGATCCAGCGCTCGGAGACTTTCGAGCCTTCGTCGTAGCCCGTGATCACAATTCCCGAGTACGACAGGGACTCTTCGTCCGCGCAGTCGCCGTCGGGAAGGGGTTCGTCCGCTTCGAAAGCCTCGTCGAAGCTGACGTGACGATGCTGCAGGCGGACGCTCACCCAGCGTCCGGCCGGCCGGATCGGCGCGCCTTCCTCGGTCATCTGGCTCCTACCCCCGGTCGCTGGCCTCTGCCGTCTCGTCGCATCCGGGCGCCGGGAAGTTACCGGCGGGTTGTTCCGGTTGCGTAACGACGAAGGTTGACTCGAAACACCCGTTGGCCGCCACCGGAGTCACTCTCTTGACGAGAAGTCAACTGCTTGTTGACAGCGTGCCGCTCCCCCGCGAGGCTGAGCGGATGACCAGTGGGACCCGGCCGCGGCGCCGCCGCCTCGAACCGGCCGAACGGCGCGCGGAGATCCTCGCCGCCGCCCGGCACCTGTTCGGTGCGGGCAGCTACGCGTCGGTGTCCACTTCGGACATCGCGGAGGCGGCCG
This genomic window from Amycolatopsis mongoliensis contains:
- the paaI gene encoding hydroxyphenylacetyl-CoA thioesterase PaaI gives rise to the protein MTNAAHTMFAADEASRALGIELAEASDGRAVATMKITREMVNGHDIAHGGYVFLLADTAFACACNTHGPVTVAAGAEISFVAAGRLGDHLVATATERTRYGRNGIYDVTVHRETPGGPEVVAEFRGRSRVLSAKQDRP
- the paaK gene encoding phenylacetate--CoA ligase PaaK — protein: MIEANIGADELAALQLERLQWTLGHAYANVPAYRRKFDEAGVHPDDCKELADLAKFPFTTKQDLRENYPFGMFAVPQDQVRRIHASSGTTGKATVVGYTEQDIDTWATVMARSIHAAGGRPGHKVHVAYGYGLFTGGLGAHYGAEKLGCTVIPASGGMTARQVQLITDFRPEVIMVTPSYMLTLLDEFERQGVDPRASSLKVGIFGAEPWTEQMRTEIEERFALDAVDIYGLSEVMGPGVAQECVETKDGLHIWEDHFYPEVIDPYEENVLGGGETGELVFTSLTKQALPIIRYRTRDLTALSPGTARPAFRRMAKVTGRTDDLIILRGVNVFPTQIEEIVLRTAGLSPHFQLVRTTRGRLDHLTVRVEARLDAAPSDRSQAAETLVAGVKDGVGVTVSVDVVDPDTLERSMGKMRRIIDQREKP
- a CDS encoding TetR/AcrR family transcriptional regulator translates to MTTPRRGRPGYDLESLLQVAVRLFNERGYDGTSMEDLSRKLGITKSAIYHHVPSKEELLRLSVDRALDGLFAVAAETAELDGRAIDRLEHLVRGSVLVLADRLPFVTLLLRVRGNTKVERAALARRREFDLLVTDLVKQAEAEGDIRPDVDPAVTARLVFGMVNSLIEWYKPRRGSSATEVADAVCKVAFEGLRTPS